In one Lycium barbarum isolate Lr01 chromosome 7, ASM1917538v2, whole genome shotgun sequence genomic region, the following are encoded:
- the LOC132603078 gene encoding probable protein phosphatase 2C 27 isoform X1, which translates to MCIQDLESEQVNEGMENLDISNTDNNFKNQTLHKEAEFQRTQIENLEKITSSSPCLMRNSLPLESISEDTTIADRKQILFSNFLPTLRSGDWSDIGGRLHMEDTHICISDLAKNFGHNILGEDAISFYGVFDGHGGKGASQFVRDYLPKIIVEDADFPLELEKVVTRSFVETDAAFAKSCSVDSALSSGTTALTAMIFGRSLLVANAGDCRAVVSRRGLAIEMSKDHRPCCVIERTRIESLGGFVDDGYLNGQLGVSRALGDWHIKGLKEVEKGGPLSAEPELKLLTLTKEDEFLIIGSDGIWDVFLSQNAVNFARRRLQEHNNVKLCCKEIVDEAKKRGAIDNLTVVMVCFHSEPPPPIVFQRSRIRKSISAEGLENLRSLLQG; encoded by the exons ATGTGCATTCAAGATTTAGAGTCAGAGCAAGTGAATGAAGGTATGGAGAATTTGGACATTTCAAACACTGATAACAATTTCAAGAACCAAACTTTACATAAAGAAGCTGAATTTCAACGTACCcaaattgagaatttggaaaaaattaCATCTTCTAGCCCTTGTCTGATGAGAAATTCATTACCA TTGGAAAGTATTTCGGAAGACACAACTATTGCAGATCGGAAACAGATACTCTTTAGTAATTTCCTCCCGACCCTTAGGTCTGGAGATTGGTCCGATATTGGAGGTCGCCTTCACATGGAAGACACTCACATCTGTATTTCGGACCTAGCTAAGAATTTTGGCCATAATATACTTGGTGAGGATGCTATTTCCTTCTATGGA GTCTTTGACGGACATGGAGGGAAAGGAGCATCACAGTTTGTTCGTGACTACTTACCGAAGATCATTGTCGAGGATGCTGATTTTCCTCTGGAACTTGAGAAAGTGGTTACAAGATCTTTCGTAGAGACGGATGCTGCTTTTGCCAAGTCATGCTCTGTTGACTCAGCTTTGTCCTCGGGCACTACTGCACTCACTGCAATGATATTTGGAAG ATCATTACTTGTGGCAAATGCTGGTGATTGTCGAGCAGTTGTATCTCGACGTGGACTGGCTATAGAAATGTCAAAGGATCACAGACCTTGTTGTGTTATTGAAAGAACTCGCATCGAATCCCTGGGTGGATTTGTTGATGATGGCTATTTGAATGGACAGCTAGGTGTGAGCCGGGCATTAGGTGACTGGCACATTAAAGGACTGAAGGAGGTCGAAAAGGGTGGGCCATTGAGCGCGGAACCAGAACTGAAATTGCTGACCTTGACAAAGGAGGACGAGTTCCTGATTATCGGTAGTGATGGAATATGGGATGTTTTCCTAAGCCAAAATGCTGTCAATTTTGCTCGGAGACGACTGCAGGAGCATAACAATGTAAAGCTATGTTGCAAGGAAATAGTAGACGAGGCAAAAAAACGCGGTGCCATAGACAACTTGACGGTAGTTATGGTCTGTTTTCACTCCGAGCCTCCACCTCCAATTGTTTTTCAAAGATCAAGAATAAGGAAAAGTATATCTGCCGAGGGGCTTGAGAATCTAAGATCTTTGCTTCAAGGCTAA
- the LOC132603078 gene encoding probable protein phosphatase 2C 27 isoform X2, whose amino-acid sequence MKLESISEDTTIADRKQILFSNFLPTLRSGDWSDIGGRLHMEDTHICISDLAKNFGHNILGEDAISFYGVFDGHGGKGASQFVRDYLPKIIVEDADFPLELEKVVTRSFVETDAAFAKSCSVDSALSSGTTALTAMIFGRSLLVANAGDCRAVVSRRGLAIEMSKDHRPCCVIERTRIESLGGFVDDGYLNGQLGVSRALGDWHIKGLKEVEKGGPLSAEPELKLLTLTKEDEFLIIGSDGIWDVFLSQNAVNFARRRLQEHNNVKLCCKEIVDEAKKRGAIDNLTVVMVCFHSEPPPPIVFQRSRIRKSISAEGLENLRSLLQG is encoded by the exons ATGAAG TTGGAAAGTATTTCGGAAGACACAACTATTGCAGATCGGAAACAGATACTCTTTAGTAATTTCCTCCCGACCCTTAGGTCTGGAGATTGGTCCGATATTGGAGGTCGCCTTCACATGGAAGACACTCACATCTGTATTTCGGACCTAGCTAAGAATTTTGGCCATAATATACTTGGTGAGGATGCTATTTCCTTCTATGGA GTCTTTGACGGACATGGAGGGAAAGGAGCATCACAGTTTGTTCGTGACTACTTACCGAAGATCATTGTCGAGGATGCTGATTTTCCTCTGGAACTTGAGAAAGTGGTTACAAGATCTTTCGTAGAGACGGATGCTGCTTTTGCCAAGTCATGCTCTGTTGACTCAGCTTTGTCCTCGGGCACTACTGCACTCACTGCAATGATATTTGGAAG ATCATTACTTGTGGCAAATGCTGGTGATTGTCGAGCAGTTGTATCTCGACGTGGACTGGCTATAGAAATGTCAAAGGATCACAGACCTTGTTGTGTTATTGAAAGAACTCGCATCGAATCCCTGGGTGGATTTGTTGATGATGGCTATTTGAATGGACAGCTAGGTGTGAGCCGGGCATTAGGTGACTGGCACATTAAAGGACTGAAGGAGGTCGAAAAGGGTGGGCCATTGAGCGCGGAACCAGAACTGAAATTGCTGACCTTGACAAAGGAGGACGAGTTCCTGATTATCGGTAGTGATGGAATATGGGATGTTTTCCTAAGCCAAAATGCTGTCAATTTTGCTCGGAGACGACTGCAGGAGCATAACAATGTAAAGCTATGTTGCAAGGAAATAGTAGACGAGGCAAAAAAACGCGGTGCCATAGACAACTTGACGGTAGTTATGGTCTGTTTTCACTCCGAGCCTCCACCTCCAATTGTTTTTCAAAGATCAAGAATAAGGAAAAGTATATCTGCCGAGGGGCTTGAGAATCTAAGATCTTTGCTTCAAGGCTAA